CCAGCTTTTTCAGTTCATTGTATAAAGCTAAAAGTCGGTCGGTTTCTTTTACTCTCAATGTTCCCAAACCTGAAATTTCAAAAGGGATTTTCAATGTTGCAGCGGTTACACAAAGAGTCTGAGCAATATCCGGACAATTATTCATATCTAAAACAATTTTTTCCGGGAATATGAAATCTTCAATCGGCTGAAGTGTTAATTTGTGCTCATCTTCCGTGAAAGTGGTTTTAATTCCAAAAAACTTTTCATAGATATTGGCAATCGCAGAATCGCCCTGAGTAGATTCTTTGTAAAAACTTTTCAGGTGAATAGTTTTTCTTCCTAAAGCTGCAAAAGAGTAGAAGTAAGAAGCCGAACTCCAATCACTTTCCACTTCATAATTGATGGTTGGTAGTTGATGGTTGATAGTTGATTCGACTTTAATGGTGTTTCCAACAAAGCTGTTTTTTATTCCGAATTTGGTTAAAATATCCAAAGTCATTTCAATATAAGATTTCGAAGTAACTTCACCAATTAAATTTATTTCCAAACCGTTTTCCAGTTTTCCGGCTATCAACAGAAGGGAAGTGATAAACTGGCTTGAAATATTTGCCGGAACGTCAACTTTTGTCTCTGTAATTTTTCTTCCATTGATTTTTAAAGGAGGAAAACCTTCATTTTCAAGATATTCGATTTCAACGCCGAGATTTTGTAAAGCAGTAACCAGATTTTTAATTGGTCTTTCTTTCATTCTTCCGGAACCGGTAAGAATGGTCGTTTTTCCTTCCTGGATAGAATAATAGGACGTTAAAAAACGCATCGCTGTTCCTGCATGATGAATGTCAACAATCTCGCTATTTTCTGAAAGTGCTTTTTTTAATAATTGCGTATCCTGAGAATTAGATAAATTCCCAATTTTTATGCTTTTAAACAAACTTTCTAAAATCAACAAACGATTCGAAATACTTTTCGAACCGCTGATTTGTATGGTTTTGTTTCCGTTTAATTTTGATTTTTCTAGCTTCATCTTCTTTAGTTGGAAGCTGGAAGTTGGAAGCTGGAAGTCTAATATCTCACTAAACTTCCGGCTTGCATCATCCATCTTCCTGCATTATTTTAATTTCTCATTATTCTGATGGCGGTCTTTGTCGCGATCAGTTTTTATTTTCATTTTTTTATCGAAAGCTTCTTGTAAATTGACTCCGGTTTGGTTGGCTAAACATAATGTGACGAACAAAACATCTGCTAATTCTTCACCCAAGTCTTTATTTTTATCACTTTCCTTTTCGCTTTGTTCACCATATCTTCTTGCGATAATTCTTGCCACTTCGCCAACTTCTTCGGCCAACATTGCCATGTTCGTCAATTCATTAAAGTATCTTACACCGATGGTTTTTATCCATTCGTCGACCTGTTGCTGCAGATTTGTAATTTCCATTTTTTTAAGAGCCAAGTTAAAAGTTTAAAGAATCAAGTTAATTTCATTCATCATTCATCATTCATCATTCATCATTCATCATTCATATTACTGATAAGCTCCTAATGTTGGACTGGTCGTTCTTGAAACATTTACAATATCTGTAGGAACCGAATTGGCAACCGTTACATCTCCTATATTTTTTGCGGGAGAATCTGCTTTTACCCTTAAATTCATTTTAGCAGCAAAATAATTCATAAATCTAGGATCCTGATTTTTGATACTTTGAGTAACGCTGGAACTCGTAAAATCAAATCCTGCTGCGCTTATTCCCGAATATTTGAGTAAACAGTTTTGAATAGTGAAATTGAAAAGCTGACCAGGAGTCTGTGCGAAACTTACGGCATTATCACGGTCGGAATAAACAATACTGTTTCTGATATTGATATGAAGAGAACCTTGTACGGTTTGTCCGTTTTCCTCTTTAAATTCATTAGTGGCATAAATCCCGTTGCGGGTAAATTGTCCTAAAACTTCAGAATAATTAGCAATGGTAGAATGTACAAAATCATAAACTCCACCTTTAAATATTCCAACGCAAGATTCGCCACAATTATTCATCACCAGATTTTTTGCATTGATATTCGATCTTACCGAATAAATACCATATTCCTGAAATGTATGAATGAAGGAGTTGCTTATTGTTGCATTGGTTTCAGTCATTTCCAAACCTCTTGTTCCACCGAAAAGTCTGGTATGATTCATATTTAAAACAGAAGCAGCTTCCATTTTTATAGAATTCCAGTTTCTTGGGATGGTATCGTAATACGTATCATTTCTGTCACCACGAATAATTACCTGGTTATCTGCAGTTCCGTTGATATTCAACGTTGCACCGGGTGAAATTTTCATTCCGCTGTTTTTATGGAAATATATTTTTGTTCCCGCCTGTACATTTAAATGAACTCCGGTATCAACTTTCAGATCTCCATAAATAATTTTAGCTTTATTATTAGACCATGTTACATCAGAAGTAATTACATTCGGATTAGTAGGCGTTTTAATATAAAATTCAGCATCCTGAACAACAGAAAATAAAGTGACATGCTGTTGCCCTGCTCCGGTTGTAAACAAAACTCTGTCTTCAGCAATCGCTTCAGGACCTGTCGCTTGAGGTGCAATTTCTACAAAAATATAAAGACTGTCTTTTTTTCTGAGAGGAACATTTTGGAAATCGTGTCCCGTTTTTCCGTCTACATTAATTTTATATAATGATGCAGCACCTTTTTCAAGATTGATTCTTGGGATCATTACATCTTTATCTTCATTGTTAAATACTTTTACCACATAGGTTTCTGAGCGTACCTGATGATAAACGGTATCACAAAATACGGTGTCTCTTGAAAATCTCAGTTCCTGAGATGGAGCATCAAAAGTGATCTCATCCTTATTACAAGAAACCGCCAGAAGTAATATCCAGAATGATAAAAAAAGTAATGATTTGAATTTCATAGGTAGAAATTTTTTTGTTCTATTTAAGTTCGTATGCTATCGCTTGTCATGATTGTTTTTTGTAATCAAATGCAGTGTAAGCGATTTCATAGAAATTAAAATTTATATAAGTTTCAAATTTAACGAAAATACTTTAATTTTCTTATCTTTTAAAAATTGTTGACAAGGTATTTGTATATTATAAAAATTATTGTATTTTTGCAACCTAAAATTTAGCAGAAGAAATACCATTACTATTTCGAAAGCAAAACTTTAATTTTTTAAAAAATTGTATTATGAAAAACGGAATTCACCCAGAAAATTATAGACTTGTTGTTTTCAAAGATATGAGTAACGACGAGGTATTTCTTTGTAAGTCAACTGCAGACACAAAAGACACAATCGAGTTTGAAGGAACTGAGTACCCATTGATCAAAATGGAAATCTCTTCTACTTCTCACCCTTTCTACACAGGAAAAACTAAATTAGTTGATACTGCAGGTAGAGTAGACAAGTTCATGAACAAATACAAAAAATTCGCTAAGTAATTTTTTGATATTAAAAATATTTAAAGTCTTCCGATTTTCGGGAGACTTTTTTTATGGATTAAAAAAATAGAAATTAGAGGTAAGAGTTTAGAAATTAGCTTTACTATTTGTATTTTTGCTTTGATTAGAAATTAGATATTAAAATCTTGGAAACTTCAAACTTTTAGATATCTAACATCTAACATCTAACATCTAACATCTAAAAAAAATGCAACTCGTATTCTCAGATGCACAATATTGGGAAGATTTTCTTCCGCTTACTTTTACAAGACCTGTCGCAGAAATGCGATGCGGAATCCTTACTTTTTCCGAAAGATGGCAGAAGATCTTAGAGACCACCGAAGTTTCTTGGTTTACAGAAATGTATCTTCAGCAGAAATTCAGAGAGCCTGAAAAAAAAGAAAGCCTGTTTTTGGTAACTAATTTTTTACCAACAGAAACGGTAATTCAGCAAATAAAAGATTTGAAGCAAGGTGAAGCTTTGGTTTATGAAGATGAATTGGTTGCTGCAAAAATAAATATGGAAGGTTTTTCTCTGAATCAGATTGAGAAAA
Above is a genomic segment from Chryseobacterium mulctrae containing:
- a CDS encoding 3-phosphoshikimate 1-carboxyvinyltransferase — encoded protein: MKLEKSKLNGNKTIQISGSKSISNRLLILESLFKSIKIGNLSNSQDTQLLKKALSENSEIVDIHHAGTAMRFLTSYYSIQEGKTTILTGSGRMKERPIKNLVTALQNLGVEIEYLENEGFPPLKINGRKITETKVDVPANISSQFITSLLLIAGKLENGLEINLIGEVTSKSYIEMTLDILTKFGIKNSFVGNTIKVESTINHQLPTINYEVESDWSSASYFYSFAALGRKTIHLKSFYKESTQGDSAIANIYEKFFGIKTTFTEDEHKLTLQPIEDFIFPEKIVLDMNNCPDIAQTLCVTAATLKIPFEISGLGTLRVKETDRLLALYNELKKLGTETEITDLTIKLISFNEAEDNISIKTYQDHRMAMSFAPFCLIKELNIEDENVVEKSYPMFWEDLKILLEK
- a CDS encoding nucleotide pyrophosphohydrolase, with translation MEITNLQQQVDEWIKTIGVRYFNELTNMAMLAEEVGEVARIIARRYGEQSEKESDKNKDLGEELADVLFVTLCLANQTGVNLQEAFDKKMKIKTDRDKDRHQNNEKLK
- a CDS encoding type B 50S ribosomal protein L31, with translation MKNGIHPENYRLVVFKDMSNDEVFLCKSTADTKDTIEFEGTEYPLIKMEISSTSHPFYTGKTKLVDTAGRVDKFMNKYKKFAK